In Xiphophorus couchianus chromosome 8, X_couchianus-1.0, whole genome shotgun sequence, the following proteins share a genomic window:
- the ankrd34ba gene encoding ankyrin repeat domain-containing protein 34B yields the protein MAAEVCNPGVAMDSGNPLLKAVFLRRLRLTRLLLEGGAYINESDSQGQTPLMVACRTKHTDSQSASRVKLIQFLLERGADPNIQDKEGRSALMHACRDQTGPEVVSLLLASGADISLEDQSGTSALVYAVVAGDWKVLKLLLDTCKAKGKEVIIITTDKFPNGNLSAKQYLSMPVADPVNETDPITAAAPASPSEIQLITSPQCTSSSLCPPKQVFSFKEGQICGASSHPCSPSRFRGLGQATPGGLQQPLQRLNSEPWLKIPASLLTEPRQATFNLTEDISFIVPNLERDSSNSPKGFRHYGRRLAKDRSIEDGKNDCSECEGDMISLSGLLSSHSASHPNLHSETHGTDPAAGSSTLCSGSNLGATFHSMASSSLNHVIQTHKLGADIYGSDPQLAVDLQSLSEEQRDKADGKKLAPLRCSTTMGSRDSLKGHSKRVFSLYERRGSGTFLLDHNHQARPRSLPPLTKNPNINVASNGLGNGSVFSEKELGQKGFLPCAPPGQPKELTRRMLLRRHSMQTEQFKSSV from the coding sequence ATGGCGGCAGAAGTCTGCAATCCGGGCGTAGCAATGGATTCAGGTAACCCATTGCTAAAAGCAGTTTTCCTCAGACGACTCAGGCTCACAAGGCTGCTTTTAGAGGGCGGGGCATACATCAATGAGAGTGACAGCCAAGGCCAGACACCCTTAATGGTGGCTTGTCGGACCAAGCATACCGACTCCCAGAGTGCCAGTCGGGTTAAGCTGATCCAATTTCTCTTGGAGAGAGGAGCAGATCCAAACATTCAGGATAAGGAAGGACGCTCTGCGTTGATGCACGCCTGCCGGGATCAGACCGGTCCCGAGGTGGTGTCTTTGCTCCTGGCCAGCGGAGCCGACATCAGCTTAGAGGACCAGTCCGGAACATCAGCGTTGGTCTACGCTGTCGTGGCCGGAGACTGGAAGGTACTGAAGCTTTTGCTCGACACATGCAAGGCAAAAGGGAAGGAGGTGATCATCATAACCACTGACAAGTTTCCAAATGGAAACCTGTCAGCCAAGCAGTACCTCAGCATGCCTGTAGCCGATCCCGTCAATGAGACCGATCCGATTACAGCAGCGGCTCCTGCGTCTCCCTCTGAAATACAGCTGATCACCTCCCCGCAGTGCACGTCCTCCTCTCTATGTCCCCCCAAgcaagtgttttcttttaaagaaggACAGATCTGCGGTGCCAGCTCCCATCCGTGTTCGCCGTCTCGGTTTCGAGGACTCGGACAAGCAACGCCCGGCGGACTACAGCAACCTCTACAGAGACTGAACTCTGAGCCTTGGTTAAAGATTCCAGCATCTCTGCTTACTGAACCACGCCAGGCAACTTTTAACCTGACTGAAGATATTTCCTTTATCGTTCCCAACCTGGAGAGGGACAGCAGCAATAGCCCCAAAGGCTTCAGACATTATGGAAGAAGATTAGCAAAGGATAGAAGCATAGAAGATGGCAAGAATGACTGTAGTGAATGTGAAGGAGACATGATTTCTTTATCAGGTCTGCTTTCGTCCCACTCTGCCTCTCACCCCAACCTGCACTCTGAAACTCATGGCACAGACCCAGCCGCCGGCTCTTCAACTCTTTGTAGTGGCAGCAACCTTGGTGCGACCTTTCACAGCATGGCCTCATCGAGCCTCAATCATGTCATACAGACACACAAGTTGGGCGCAGATATCTACGGCTCCGACCCACAGCTAGCTGTGGATCTTCAAAGTCTCTCTGAAGAACAGAGAGACAAAGCAGACGGCAAGAAACTGGCGCCGCTGCGTTGCTCGACCACGATGGGCTCCAGGGACTCCCTGAAAGGCCACAGCAAGAGAGTGTTCTCTTTGTATGAGCGCAGGGGTTCCGGGACGTTCCTGCTGGACCACAACCATCAGGCCAGGCCTAGATCTCTGCCACCGTTGACCAAAAACCCCAACATCAATGTTGCTAGTAATGGTTTGGGCAACGGAAGCGTTTTCTCCGAAAAAGAGCTCGGTCAGAAGGGTTTCCTGCCCTGCGCCCCGCCCGGACAACCAAAGGAACTGACCCGGAGGATGCTGCTGAGGAGACACTCGATGCAGACCGAACAGTTCAAAAGCTCCGTCTGA